The genomic stretch GCCCTCGCGGACGCCGGACTCGCGCCCCGGCGCTGGTTCTTCACCGTGCTCGACGAGCTGTGGCGCCCGCTGCGCGCCGCCTCCGGCATCGTCGACCGCATCGACGCGCTGACCCGCCTCAACCGTTCCCTCGGCCTCGGCGACGCCAAGATCACGCACACCCTCAAGGACGCCGAGGCCCTGGGCACCGACTCCGACCGGGCCAAGGCGCGCGGCTTCGTGGAGCGGGCCGGGATGGTGGTGTGCGCCGGACTGCCGCGGGCCGAGATGGAGGAACTCGGCAAGGTGGTGGGGCTGTCCCGGCGGGAGATCGAGCTGGTGTCGTCCTGGTCCTCGCCGCCGGGCTGGGGCGTCTCCGGCGAGCACGAGGAGCCGCCGGGGCGTGGCCGCTTCCTCATCAAGGTCGGCGGCCGGCCCGGAATCCCCATCAAGGTCGCCATCACCGACGCCGAACGACGGCTGCACAACACCAACACCCGCTGGACCCCCAACGAGGAGAGCGTCGAACAGGCCGTGTCCCGGGCGAACGGGGGGTGGACCGCATGAGCGGCCCGCGCACCGGAGGCGGCTACCACGAGCAACTGCCGTGGGCCATCGTCGCGCTCGCCGGCACCGGCCTCACCCTGTTCACCGTCGTCTGGTCCGGCGGCACCCTGGGCTCCGGTCTGACCGGCAACGGTTTCCACGCCCCGCCCTTCGCGATGTCCACCGTCGCCCGCCTCACCACCGACGGCCCGGCCGCGCTGTGGCCCACGGCACCGGCCGCCGCCGTCTACGCGGGCATGCTCGCCCTGCTGGCGCTCCTCGCCGCACCCGCCGCACTGGCCGTGCGGTTCCTGGTGGAGCGGGCGTCCCGTCCCAAGGGCCTGGCCGGGCGCCGTGAGCTGGCCGCCATGTGCCCCAAGGGCATCGAGGCCCGCGCCCGTGAACTGCGCCCGAGCCTCAAGGGGCGGGAACAGCTCCGCCCGGACGAGACCGGCAACCTCCTCGGCGACCTCGACCCCAAGGGCCCCGAACTGCGCAGCAGTTACGAGGATGTGGAACTCGACCTCATGGCACCCCGGGCGGGCAAGTCCACCGGCATCGCCGTCCCCCGGGTGCTGCGCGCCCAGGGCGCCGTCCTGCTCACCTCCAACAAGTCGGACGTGTACGCCGTCACCCGCGCCGCGCGTGAACAGGCGGGCACGGTCTGGACGTTCGACCCGCAGGGCATCGCCCACTCCCCGCGCGCCATGTGGTGGGACCTGCTCGGCGAGTGCCACACCATCGAGGGCGCCCGTCGCCTCGCCGGCCACTTCGTGGCGTCCGTCAACGACGACACCGCGAAGAAGGACTTCTGGATCTCGGCCGCCCAGAACACCCTCACCGCACTGTTCCTCGCCGCGGCCCGCGGCAAGGCACCGGTCGTCGAGTTGCTCGGCTGGCTCGCCGATCCTGCCGACCGCACCCCGATCGACCTGCTGCGTGAGGCGAAACTCGTCGCGATGGCCGAGCAGTTGCAGGGCACGGTGCGCGGCGCCGTGGAGACGCGGGACGGCATCTACGAGACGGCCCGCCAGACCGTGTCCTGTCTGCTCGACCCGGAGATCCTCGCCTGGGTCACCCCCGACCCCGAGCTGCCCGAGTTCCTCCCCCATCAGCACGTTCTCGGCACGGACACCCTCTATCTGCTGTCCAAGGACGGCGGCGGATCGGCGGCGGGGGTCATCGCGGGCCTCGCCGACGCGACGATGCGGGCGGGTGTGGTCGCCGCGGAACGCATGGGCGGCAGGCTCGACCCGCCGCTCACCGCGGTCCTGGACGAGGCCGCCAACGTGTGCCGGATCTCCGATCTGCCCGACCTCTACTCGCACTTCGGCTCCCGGGGCATCAACGTCGTGACGCTGCTTCAGAGTTACCGGCAGGGCGCGCGGGTGTGGGGCGAGGTCGGCATGGACGCGCTGTGGAGCGCGGCCACCGTCAAGCTGCTCGGCGCGGGCCTGGACGACGCCGACTTCGTGCAGAAGATCTCCACCCTCGTCGGCCAGCACGATGTCCGCACCCCGAGCGTCTCCCGCAGCAAGGACGGCACCTCACGCTCGTACTCCTACCGCCAGGAGGCCGTCCTGCCGCCCGACAAGATCCGAGCCCTGCCCAAGGGCACCGCCCTCCTCCTCGCCACCGGAGTCCGGCCCGCCCTGATCCGGCTGCGCCCCTGGTACAAGGAGCCCGGCGCCGCGGCGATCTCGGCGGCGGCGAAGGCGGAGACGGCCGCGATCACCCAGCGGGCCGCAGGCCGTCTGCCGGGTGTGACCCTCGGGAAGCGGTAGGACGCCCCGCCAGGGTGACGGTACGCAGCAACAGCTCGGCGGGGCCGTATCGCATCCGCCTCATCAGGTGGGCGCTTGCGGCGAGTTGGGCACCGTACAGCAGCACACAGCCCGCGAGGACGGCGGCGGGGCCGACCCGGTCGTAGAGGCCGAGTCCGTAGCCCGTGAACACGCAGGCGAGGACCAGCGACTGGGTGAGGTAGTGGGTGAGCGCCATCCGCCCGGCGGCGGCGAGCAGGCCTACCGCCGCCGGGCGCACGGCATCCAGCAGCAGGAGCAGGCCGCAGGCGTACGACGCCGTCAGCGCCGGTGCGGTGAGGACCGCCACCGCCTGCCCGACGTAGAACCATCGGTTGTCCATGGGCCAGTTCGCGCAGCACGCGGTGGCCACACCACCGGCCAGGCCGATCGGCAGCCACCGTACGACGATCCCGCGCAGCCACGCCCGGTCCCGGCCGCGCCGCTCCACGAGCCGGGTTCCGGCCGCCGCGAGCCCCGCCAGGAAAGCGGCCAACAGGTCGGGGGCGTACAGGAGATCGACGCCGATCGCCGATGGCAGGTCGCGCAGATGGGCGCCGAGGACCGACAGTGCGTCGCCGCGGTGGGCGGCGACGGAGTCCGCGACCTGAGGAACGTACTGGCCGGGGGTGAAGGGCTCGGCGAGCGCGACGGTCAGCAGCCCGTACCCGAACAGGACGACCGCGAGGCCGACGACCAGAGCAGCGGCGAGGCGCACGGCGGTCCGCGGGGCGAGGCCGCGCAGTCCGTACAGGACCAGCGACAGGACCGCGTAGATCATCAGGATGTCGCCGGGATACAGCAGCACGGCGTGGGCGACCCCGAGCGCGAACAGCCCTGCCGCGCGCCGCAGATGACGAGGGGCGAACGCGGCACCCGCGCGCCGCGCGGACCGCTCCTGGAGGACGAAGCTGTAGCCGAACAGGAAGGAGAACAGCAGATAGAACTTGGTGGAGACCAGCGCGGTCACCGCCCAGGCCGCCGCCCGGTCCAGCGTCGAGGCCCCCGGCCCGCCGCCGAACACCGCGTGGGGTCCCGCCATCATCAGGGCGTTGACCAGCAGGATGCCGAACAGGGCGAAGCCGCGCAGCACATCGAGCTCGCCCAGGCGCTCGTCGGGGACCGGCAGGGTCCCGTCCGGCTTCATGACCCCACCACGACGCCCGTGCCGAAGCTCAACGTCGAGGACACGAACCAGCCGAACGACGGCGCCAACAGATGCCGCAGCGTCCACAGCCGGGCCGCCGTGGGCCGGGCCCGCGCGTAGACGACCGTGATGTGTCCGCCGATCGGCGGCAGTCCGCACAGCGGCCCGTACCGCCCGGGGTCGAGGACGAGGTTCCGCCCGAGGTGATCGGAGAACACCACAAGGCCCCCGCGCCGCCGGTCGGCCGCCGCACGGGCCGCCACCACGCCCGTCACGCGCAGTCCGCGCAGCCACAGTCGCACCGCCGCCAGCGAAGCCCGCAGGGCCAGCAGCAGAAAGCCGAGGCCGCACCCCGTGCACAGCGCCAGCAGTAGCAACTCCGCGTCCATTCAAGCCCCTTCGCCGTCCACCTGCACACCCTTCGGCAGCACAACGGGCATCGGTCCGGGCCGGTTCAGCTGCCTTGAACCGCCGGACGGCGCGGGCGCGTTGTGCGAACGACCCATGACGAAGGGAGCTTCGGCCGGATGAGCCAGACAAGACGGACGGCGGTGGCCCTCACCCTGGCCTGCGTCCTGACAGGAACGGTCCAGCAGCCCGCCCACGCAGAGCCCGGGACGCCCTCGACCCTCCCCGAGGTACGCGCCGAACTCCGGCGCCTGTACCGCGACGCCGAACGCGCCACGGAGAAGTACAACGCCGTCGACGAGAAAGTGACCCAGCAGGAGAAACGCGTCCGCACCCTCACCTCCCAAGTCAGGGCGGCCGAGCGGAAACTGGGCCGCCTCACCTCGCTGGCCGGGGCCGCGGCCCGCGCCCAGTACCGGTCCGGCGGCATGCCCGCCGAGGTGCAGTTCGTCCTGTCCAGCGACCCCGAAACCGCCCTGGACAACGCCTCTTTGACGCGCCGCGCCCAGCAGTCCACACAGGGCGTCCTGACCGCTTTGGCCGAGACCCGCGAGGACCTGAGCACCCGGAAGGACGACGCTTCGGAGGAACTGGACGGCCTCAGGGCGAACCGTCGCTCCATGGCGGCCGAGCGCAGGACGATCGAGAAGAACATCGCCGCCGCCCGGAAGGTGGAGTCACGCCTGAAGGCGGAACAGCGCAGGAGACTGGCGGCACTTGAGGAGAAGGAGGCCGACGAGGCCCAGGCGGAGTGGGAGCGCTCGGGCATCCTCGACCAGGTCGGCACCGAGGCGACCCCGGCCGGCCGCAGGGCCATCGCCTACGCCACCAAGCAGCTCGGCAAGCCCTACGTCTGGGGTGCCGAGGGCCCCGACTCCTTCGACTGCTCCGGCCTGACCTCCCAGGCCTGGCTGCACGCGGGCGTCACCATCCCCCGCACCTCCGAGGAACAGTGGCGGCAGCTCACCAGGATCCCCGTCGCGAGCATGCGCCCCGGCGACCTGATCATCTACTACGACGACGCCAGCCACGTGGCGATCTACATCGGCGACGGCGAGGTCATCCAGGCCCCGCGCCCCGGGCGATGGGTGTACGTGTCACCGGTGGCGTCGATGGAGATCCTGGGGGTGGTACGGCCGGACGCCTGACCCACCTCGGGCGCCGGTTCGAACCCCGGCGGCAACGGAAGGAGTCCGGCGGGCAGCGGCACCTGGGGAGGCCGCGGCGCCCGACCGGACTCCGGCGGCGGGTCCTGTCGTACGGTCGACCCGTCCGGGTCGGTCACCGACCGGCGCCGCGCCAGCAGCCCACGCGGAGGAAGCGGAACGGACTTCTGCGGTTCGGACATGTGCTGACCTCCGGTACCTGTCCATTGCGGGGCATCGGCCGGGTCGCCCGACGACGCCGGTTCGACAGGCACAACGGCCTCGTACGAACGGCGGTTCAGTCCTTCGGGTCCGAGGGCGGTGGTCCGAAGGGGTCCATCGCGTCGACGGGAGGAGTCTCCTTCGCGCGGTGGGCGCCGGGCTTGCAGCCGGCGAAGGGGCCGGCCGGGTCCCGCAGGCTCAGCATGACCGGGCCCAGACAGTCCCGGTGCCAGGAGGCGGGGCCGCTGCCCGGGGAGTCGGAGTCGGTCAGCTCCTCCCAGGCGAGCCACAGCCCGTGCAACTGGGCGACCGCCTCCGGGTGTTCCCACCAGGCGGAACACCATGGGGCCGTGGAGCTGACCTCCCTGCCGTAGACCGGCAGCAGCACATGGTGGACCCACAGGGTCAGCTGGCGCAGCGTCCGCCCGTACTCCGGACCTTCCTGGTACAGGATGAACCTCATGGGTGCCTCTCCTTCATGTCCCTCAGGCGCGGCGGCTCTCGGCAGGACAACGCCTGGGGTGCGACGCGCGGTTCAGGGGGTCCGGGGTTGAACCAGCCTCGGATCCAGAGCCGTTGGGTCTCTCAACACCGTCGAACGGGAGGCCTCGGTATGGCTGGCTTCAACCAGCAACAGTTCGACCGCGACAGAGCCGATCTCACCAGTAGCCTGCGCCGCTACAACCTGCACAAAGACGAAAGGTTCATGAGGAATCTCAACGCCTACCTCGACCAGCTCCAGGTCGAAGGAAGCTGGATCGCCGCGGGACACACGCCCAACGCGAATTGGGTGGGCCAGCAGCAAGTCAACGATCTGATCGGTCAGTTCGATCGCAAACACGCTTTTCATGTACCGGCCGACTGGTGGCGCCAGCACCGGAACGACTCGGGATTCCGCGATGCGCGAGCGGCCAAGGCGGCGGAGGCTGCCGGCCACGGCTACCTGTGGTCCAAGACCGAACCGGGGCCCGCGGCGAAGCGAGCGGCGGCCGCGAAGGGACTGATTCTGGAGACGTCGGTCCCGGGCAAGCTGTTCGACGGCAAGAACTTCGGGTTCGAGCGATGGTCGGACTCGCCCACGATGGGCAAGCTCTGGGAGAACTTCTCCACCCACTACGTCGACGGTCTGGACGGCCCGGTCAAGGCGGTGGTGCTGGACGGCATCGTCGACAACAGTGTGCTGACCCGCCTGGAGTGGCCGCGGCTGCTGGAGCGGATCGAGGCCGGTGACGTCCCTCCCCTGCGGGTCAACGTGATGAACATCGTCGGCGACCGGAACGATTCGCGTACCTGGACGCTCCAGACCGTGGCGGGTTTCGACGTGGGCTCGCAGCAGGCCTTCGACAACCTTCCACGCGCCGGGGGCGTGGACTTCTGGACCATGCAGGGCCGGTGGCACGACCGACAGCGGGCCGAGGCCGGCAACTCCTCGGACAGCGCTTCGAGCGGCTCTTCGGGCGAGTACACCCTGGAGAACTTCCACCAGGTCTTCGACCAGCCCAACACCATAGTCGTCCTGTCGGACCCCACCGCGGACTCACCCCCTCGGCTCACGGCCAGTCCGGAGCAGCTCTCCAGGGTGGTGACCAACCAGCTCTCCAGGACGGCCTCCGGCGAGGCCCTGGCAGGGCGGCCCGGACAGAGCACGCCCGAGAGCGCCCGGTCGCAGTCGGGCGCGGATCTGCTGGCGCTCGCGACGCTCGACTACAAGCTGGACCAGCTGAAGACGGACCAGGACCGCCGAGGCAGCGACTCCAGCTCACCGGAGCGCTCCGCGTCGGCCGAGCAATCCCCGTACGCCATGCCCCCGTCGTCCGGGTACGACATGGCCCGGTCATCCGCGTACGACATGCCCCAGTCGTCGGCCTACGACATGTCCCAGCTGGCCACAGACCTGCCCGGGACTGCTCCCACGACATCCCAGGGCGGCTACTTCCCGGCCCACATCTCGGTGAGCAGTGTCCGGCAGGCACTGGCGGACCAGGCGTCGGCCGGCAACTACCCCGCCTCTCCGGTCAGCGGCACCCAGTCGTACAACCCTGGGCAGAGCCACGCCCAGCGGACCCCAAGCACGGGATCCTCGGATTACAGCGGCGGAGCCCCGTTGGAACGGGTCGAACGTCGCCCCAGCGATCCACCCGCCGAGTCGTCGCGGCAGGGCGCGGATCCCGAGCGCCGTGAACACCGCGAACACCGGGGCAGGCAGCACAAGGAGCCGCCCGCCTGGCTGAAGTGGGCGTCGGCGGGAGGGGCCAGGAAGAAGAGGTGACGTTGCGTCAGTCGGGCCGCCGCCCCACCTCCGGCTGACGGAGGGCAGGGCGGCGGTCCGGTTCCGGTTCCGCTACTTCATCGCCGGTCCTGTCGCCGATCGCTTCACCGGCGGCTTCGCCGGAGGGTTCGCGGCGGAGCCGGTGAGGCCCGGGCGCTCCGGGGACGGGGTTCGGGGCATGGTCAACCCGGCTACCTGCTGGCGGAGTTGGTCCACGTCCACGCTGCCGGTCGGGCTCGGGGTGCGTCGCGGTGAGTTGTCCGCCGATGTGGAGTAGCGCACTTCGTAGGGGAGGTGGGCGGGCTTGTTCAGGCCCTCCATGCCCAGCGCGGC from Streptomyces davaonensis JCM 4913 encodes the following:
- a CDS encoding type IV secretory system conjugative DNA transfer family protein codes for the protein MSGPRTGGGYHEQLPWAIVALAGTGLTLFTVVWSGGTLGSGLTGNGFHAPPFAMSTVARLTTDGPAALWPTAPAAAVYAGMLALLALLAAPAALAVRFLVERASRPKGLAGRRELAAMCPKGIEARARELRPSLKGREQLRPDETGNLLGDLDPKGPELRSSYEDVELDLMAPRAGKSTGIAVPRVLRAQGAVLLTSNKSDVYAVTRAAREQAGTVWTFDPQGIAHSPRAMWWDLLGECHTIEGARRLAGHFVASVNDDTAKKDFWISAAQNTLTALFLAAARGKAPVVELLGWLADPADRTPIDLLREAKLVAMAEQLQGTVRGAVETRDGIYETARQTVSCLLDPEILAWVTPDPELPEFLPHQHVLGTDTLYLLSKDGGGSAAGVIAGLADATMRAGVVAAERMGGRLDPPLTAVLDEAANVCRISDLPDLYSHFGSRGINVVTLLQSYRQGARVWGEVGMDALWSAATVKLLGAGLDDADFVQKISTLVGQHDVRTPSVSRSKDGTSRSYSYRQEAVLPPDKIRALPKGTALLLATGVRPALIRLRPWYKEPGAAAISAAAKAETAAITQRAAGRLPGVTLGKR
- a CDS encoding DUF418 domain-containing protein produces the protein MKPDGTLPVPDERLGELDVLRGFALFGILLVNALMMAGPHAVFGGGPGASTLDRAAAWAVTALVSTKFYLLFSFLFGYSFVLQERSARRAGAAFAPRHLRRAAGLFALGVAHAVLLYPGDILMIYAVLSLVLYGLRGLAPRTAVRLAAALVVGLAVVLFGYGLLTVALAEPFTPGQYVPQVADSVAAHRGDALSVLGAHLRDLPSAIGVDLLYAPDLLAAFLAGLAAAGTRLVERRGRDRAWLRGIVVRWLPIGLAGGVATACCANWPMDNRWFYVGQAVAVLTAPALTASYACGLLLLLDAVRPAAVGLLAAAGRMALTHYLTQSLVLACVFTGYGLGLYDRVGPAAVLAGCVLLYGAQLAASAHLMRRMRYGPAELLLRTVTLAGRPTASRGSHPADGLRPAG
- a CDS encoding C40 family peptidase, with product MSQTRRTAVALTLACVLTGTVQQPAHAEPGTPSTLPEVRAELRRLYRDAERATEKYNAVDEKVTQQEKRVRTLTSQVRAAERKLGRLTSLAGAAARAQYRSGGMPAEVQFVLSSDPETALDNASLTRRAQQSTQGVLTALAETREDLSTRKDDASEELDGLRANRRSMAAERRTIEKNIAAARKVESRLKAEQRRRLAALEEKEADEAQAEWERSGILDQVGTEATPAGRRAIAYATKQLGKPYVWGAEGPDSFDCSGLTSQAWLHAGVTIPRTSEEQWRQLTRIPVASMRPGDLIIYYDDASHVAIYIGDGEVIQAPRPGRWVYVSPVASMEILGVVRPDA
- a CDS encoding DUF4913 domain-containing protein, whose amino-acid sequence is MRFILYQEGPEYGRTLRQLTLWVHHVLLPVYGREVSSTAPWCSAWWEHPEAVAQLHGLWLAWEELTDSDSPGSGPASWHRDCLGPVMLSLRDPAGPFAGCKPGAHRAKETPPVDAMDPFGPPPSDPKD